Proteins found in one Salvelinus alpinus chromosome 11, SLU_Salpinus.1, whole genome shotgun sequence genomic segment:
- the LOC139534140 gene encoding interferon regulatory factor 5-like, producing MMSAQPRRIRLKPWLLAQVNSGRYPCLQWLSPDHRIFQIPWRHATRHLPTSEEENTIFKAWALETGKYQEGLDEPDPAKWKANLRCALNKSREFKLKYDGTKETPVQPYKIYEVCDQPCNGDTVDEDEEEMPNIVGLSIDPRISDPHSFQAYPTAHRIDVPFSSPLNDRYGTPHHTPMYSNPNGSITMAAHLPQLTMAPPEFSADVPLVVKLEHGVFVHPGPVGPSNSLGMGGGSMQPPVVTEMSPMVPSAASVALVAPNPGAAPMEAMSGVQNQEEGQAVPPYKYDLLNSLPLTDLDMKFLYRGRKMGSLTVSNHQGCRLYYGHLEPTPEQVDLFGPVTLNQVLFPGSADIQNEKQRFYTEHLLDVMDRGLILEIWEQDIYAIRLCQCKVYWSGPGIDEQGPPNPMERERKYKVFSLNNFLHGLILFQKGETPTPPPFELYFCFGEDWPDQRKPKEKKLIVVQVVPVVARILTEMFSGDMSWSTDSIRLQISNPDLKDQTVEQFKELQRLLQSQHGLGS from the exons ATGATGAGTGCGCAGCCTCGGAGGATCCGCCTAAAGCCCTGGCTGTTAGCCCAGGTGAACAGCGGGAGGTACCCCTGCCTGCAGTGGCTCAGCCCGGACCACCGGATCTTCCAGATCCCCTGGAGACACGCCACAAGACACCTACCCACCTCTGAGGAAGAGAACACCATCTTCAAG GCCTGGGCTCTGGAGACAGGGAAGTACCAGGAGGGTCTGGATGAGCCTGACCCTGCCAAGTGGAAGGCCAACCTGCGCTGTGCCCTCAACAAGAGCCGGGAGTTCAAACTGAAATACGACGGCACCAAGGAGACACCCGTCCAGCCCTACAAGATCTACGAGGTCTGTGACCAGCCCTGCAACGGAG ACACAGTtgatgaagatgaggaggag ATGCCGAATATAGTTGGTCTCTCCATTG acCCCAGAATTAGTGACCCACACAGTTTTCAGGCATACCCTACTGCACATAGGATAGACGTTCCCTTCAGCTCCCCTCTCAATGACAGATATGGCACCCCCCACCACACCCCTATGTACTCCAATCCCAACGGGAGCATTACCATGGCAGCGCATCTCCCTCAGCTAACCATGGCTCCCCCGGAGTTTTCTGCCGACGTTCCATTGGTGGTGAAGTTGGAACATGGGGTCTTTGTGCACCCTGGACCCGTAGGACCCTCCAACAGCCTGGGGATGGGTGGAGGGAGCATGCAGCCTCCTGTGGTCACTGAGATGTCCCCCATGGTTCCTTCTGCTGCGTCTGTGGCTCTGGTTGCCCCTAACCCAGGTGCCGCCCCCATGGAGGCCATGTCAGGAGTCCAGAACCAGGAAGAAGGGCAGGCGGTGCCACCCTACAAATATGACCTGCTGAACAGCCTGCCAT TGACTGACCTAGACATGAAGTTCCTGTACCGGGGTCGCAAGATGGGCTCCCTGACGGTGAGTAACCACCAGGGCTGCCGGCTGTACTACGGCCACCTGGAGCCCACTCCGGAGCAGGTGGACCTGTTCGGCCCTGTCACCCTCAACCAAGTTCTCTTCCCTGGCTCGGCCGACATCCAGAACGAGAAGCAGCGGTTCTACACAGAGCACCTGCTGGATGTGATGGACCGAGGCCTGATCCTTGAGATCTGGGAGCAGGATATATACGCTATCAGGTTGTGTCAGTGCAAGGTGTATTGGTCTGGGCCGGGCATTGACGAGCAGGGGCCACCCAACcctatggagagggagaggaagtacaAAGTGTTCAGCCTCAATAACTTCCTGCACG GGCTCATCTTGTTCCAGAAGGGTGAAACTCCCACCCCACCACCGTTTGAGCTCTACTTCTGCTTCGGGGAGGACTGGCCAGACCAACGGAAACCCAAGGAGAAGAAGCTCATCGTTGTGCAG GTGGTCCCAGTGGTGGCGCGGATCCTAACAGAGATGTTTTCTGGAGATATGTCCTGGTCCACAGACAGCATCCGGCTGCAGATCTCCAACCCAGACCTGAAGGACCAGACGGTGGAGCAGTTCAAGGAACTCCAGAGGCTTCTCCAGAGTCAGCATGGCCTGGGATCCTGA